One segment of Anatilimnocola aggregata DNA contains the following:
- a CDS encoding MOSC domain-containing protein, with the protein MATLRSIQVALPQNYGNAGAHDEHDRPWTTAFFKLPVTGPQQVGELGIAGDGQADLRFHGGPDKAVLAYSADHFPRWQTEIPHIKWTWGAFGENLTIEGCDETNVCIGDVWQLGGVQFEVSQPRQPCWKLSRRWRISDLARQVTHNGRSGWYVRVLQPGEIEAGQEVLLLSRPFPEWTVARASQIMHHEKQNLAAAEELSNLPQLAESWRETFRERVAKRRSH; encoded by the coding sequence ATGGCCACACTGCGCTCGATTCAAGTTGCCCTGCCTCAGAATTACGGCAACGCAGGCGCGCATGACGAACACGATCGCCCTTGGACAACGGCCTTCTTCAAACTACCCGTTACGGGCCCGCAGCAGGTAGGCGAATTAGGAATCGCCGGCGATGGGCAGGCGGACTTGCGGTTTCATGGAGGGCCCGACAAAGCTGTCCTCGCTTACTCAGCTGACCACTTTCCCCGCTGGCAAACCGAGATTCCACACATTAAGTGGACTTGGGGTGCCTTTGGCGAGAATCTCACCATTGAAGGCTGCGACGAAACGAACGTCTGCATCGGCGATGTCTGGCAACTGGGCGGAGTTCAATTCGAAGTCTCGCAGCCGCGGCAACCCTGTTGGAAACTCTCTCGCCGTTGGCGAATCAGCGATCTCGCCAGGCAAGTCACTCACAACGGCCGCAGCGGTTGGTATGTACGGGTGTTGCAACCGGGTGAGATTGAAGCCGGACAAGAAGTGTTGTTGCTCAGTCGGCCATTTCCCGAGTGGACAGTAGCACGCGCGAGCCAGATCATGCACCACGAAAAGCAGAATCTGGCGGCTGCCGAAGAGCTAAGCAATTTGCCGCAGCTGGCGGAGTCTTGGCGCGAGACATTTCGCGAGCGCGTCGCAAAACGTCGTTCTCATTAG
- the der gene encoding ribosome biogenesis GTPase Der, with product MPVPQVVIVGRPNVGKSSLLNWLAGRRISIVDDHAGVTRDRIVYLMEAGGRFFELVDTGGIGIEDCDNLTKEIEAQIETGLETADVVLFVCDTRTGLVPLDEEVARRLRYIDKPIILVANKADAESLDSQADEFYKLGRGKIIKVSTQQNRHQEELLRMILERLPPQTSEEEEIEEPMMKMAIVGRRNTGKSTFVNTLARAERCIVSEVPGTTRDSVDVRFELDGKTFMAIDTPGLKRSKSVKTDIDFYSTHRAQRSIRRADVVLLFFDCSQRLSKVDKQLCKYIADNYRPCIFVVNKWDLLYGQMPTEKWVDYLRDTFSTMWHVPIAFITGQTGKNVKALLNHAQMLFKQSLQRVSTAKLNQMLRDALDSHPPPLQGLLRPKIYFATQVSTQPPTIVLMCNEPSAFPPSYRRYLLGYLRDQLDFGEVPIKLYLQRREQRLRGREAPEEDLASGRPQKSRQNVVPEDDTDVGAVFDEGNDEDHEVLGESDYEVVDLDSSDVNLTEE from the coding sequence ATGCCCGTCCCCCAGGTTGTGATTGTCGGTCGGCCGAATGTCGGCAAGTCGAGCCTGCTCAACTGGCTCGCCGGTCGTCGCATTTCGATTGTCGACGACCACGCCGGCGTGACGCGCGATCGCATCGTCTATTTGATGGAAGCGGGGGGGCGGTTTTTCGAACTGGTCGATACCGGCGGAATCGGCATCGAAGACTGCGACAATCTCACCAAAGAGATCGAAGCCCAAATCGAAACCGGCCTGGAGACGGCCGACGTCGTGCTATTCGTCTGCGATACCCGCACGGGTCTAGTTCCGCTCGATGAAGAAGTCGCCCGGCGGCTGCGGTATATCGACAAGCCGATTATCTTGGTTGCCAACAAGGCTGATGCGGAATCGCTCGATTCGCAGGCCGACGAGTTTTACAAACTGGGCCGCGGCAAAATCATCAAGGTCAGCACGCAGCAGAATCGTCATCAAGAAGAACTGCTGCGGATGATTCTCGAGCGTCTCCCTCCGCAGACATCCGAGGAAGAAGAAATCGAAGAGCCGATGATGAAGATGGCCATTGTCGGCCGTCGCAACACCGGCAAGAGCACGTTCGTGAATACGTTGGCTCGTGCCGAACGGTGCATCGTCAGCGAAGTTCCCGGCACCACGCGCGACAGCGTCGATGTGCGGTTCGAACTCGACGGCAAGACGTTCATGGCCATCGATACGCCGGGCCTCAAACGCAGCAAGAGCGTGAAGACCGATATCGATTTTTATAGCACTCACCGCGCTCAGCGGAGCATTCGCCGGGCCGATGTGGTGCTGCTGTTTTTCGATTGCTCGCAGCGACTGAGCAAAGTCGACAAGCAGCTATGCAAATACATTGCCGATAATTATCGACCGTGCATCTTTGTCGTGAACAAGTGGGACTTGCTCTACGGCCAGATGCCGACCGAAAAATGGGTCGATTATCTGCGCGATACGTTCTCGACCATGTGGCACGTGCCGATCGCCTTCATCACGGGCCAGACCGGCAAGAATGTGAAGGCGCTGCTCAATCACGCACAAATGCTGTTCAAGCAGTCACTGCAGCGAGTGTCGACGGCCAAGCTGAACCAGATGCTACGCGACGCGCTCGATTCGCATCCGCCGCCGCTGCAAGGTTTGCTACGGCCCAAGATTTACTTCGCCACCCAAGTCAGCACGCAGCCGCCCACCATCGTGTTGATGTGCAACGAGCCGAGTGCATTCCCGCCCTCGTATCGGCGGTATTTGCTCGGCTATCTGCGCGATCAGTTGGACTTTGGCGAAGTGCCGATCAAGCTCTATCTGCAACGGCGCGAACAGCGGCTGCGCGGGCGTGAAGCGCCGGAAGAAGATCTCGCCAGTGGCCGGCCGCAGAAGAGTCGGCAGAATGTGGTGCCCGAGGACGACACGGATGTTGGCGCGGTGTTCGACGAAGGGAACGACGAAGATCATGAAGTGCTGGGCGAAAGCGACTACGAGGTGGTCGATCTCGATTCGAGCGACGTCAATCTGACCGAAGAATAA